The Devosia sp. MC521 genome has a segment encoding these proteins:
- the mscL gene encoding large conductance mechanosensitive channel protein MscL: protein MSVFKEFRDFAIKGNMIDLAIGVIIGAAFGAIVSSIVDDVFMPLIGLIIGGIDFSNLFIVLSNPNNIAVPSITAAKEAGIATLNIGLFINAVVKFTIIAFVLFMVVKGINALKRDAAKEPVESTPAPSAEQVLLTEIRDALRAKN from the coding sequence ATGAGCGTATTCAAGGAATTCCGCGACTTTGCCATTAAGGGCAACATGATCGATCTCGCCATCGGTGTGATTATCGGTGCTGCCTTCGGCGCCATCGTCTCATCGATCGTCGACGACGTGTTTATGCCTCTGATCGGTCTGATCATCGGCGGTATCGACTTTTCGAACCTGTTTATCGTCTTGTCGAACCCCAATAATATCGCGGTGCCATCGATCACTGCTGCCAAGGAAGCGGGCATTGCCACGCTCAACATCGGCCTGTTTATCAATGCGGTGGTGAAGTTCACCATCATCGCCTTTGTGCTGTTCATGGTTGTGAAGGGCATCAATGCGCTCAAGCGCGACGCGGCCAAGGAGCCAGTTGAATCCACTCCAGCGCCAAGCGCTGAACAGGTATTGCTCACCGAAATTCGCGACGCATTGCGCGCCAAAAACTAA
- a CDS encoding OmpA family protein translates to MKSKVLVVLAATLALTACTTTDPFTGQGKLSNTAGGGLLGAGGGAIAGALVGVAVGGDPRVGALIGAGVGGLTGAAIGNYMDQQEAELRAQLQGTGVSVTRVGDQIILNMPANITFATDQSTVQPQFNQTLVSVGLVLRKFEKTIVDVYGHTDSTGSNEHNLSLSQRRAVSVATILSSQGVNQGRFYIEGKGSASPIASNATESGRAQNRRVEIQLSPIRG, encoded by the coding sequence ATGAAGTCCAAGGTCCTCGTCGTGCTCGCGGCAACGCTTGCTCTGACAGCCTGCACGACGACTGATCCGTTCACCGGACAGGGTAAGCTTTCGAACACTGCTGGCGGCGGCCTTTTGGGCGCGGGTGGCGGTGCTATTGCTGGCGCGCTTGTTGGCGTTGCCGTTGGTGGCGATCCTCGCGTTGGCGCGTTGATCGGTGCTGGCGTTGGCGGCCTGACCGGCGCAGCAATCGGCAATTACATGGATCAGCAAGAAGCTGAACTGCGTGCGCAGCTGCAGGGCACCGGCGTTTCGGTCACCCGCGTTGGCGACCAGATCATCCTCAACATGCCTGCCAACATCACTTTCGCGACCGATCAGTCGACGGTTCAGCCGCAGTTCAACCAGACGTTGGTCTCGGTTGGTCTTGTGCTGCGCAAGTTCGAAAAGACCATCGTCGACGTATACGGCCACACCGACTCCACCGGCTCGAACGAGCACAATCTCTCGCTCAGCCAGCGTCGCGCGGTTTCCGTCGCCACCATTCTGTCGAGCCAGGGCGTCAATCAGGGTCGCTTCTATATCGAGGGCAAGGGTTCGGCATCGCCAATCGCCTCGAACGCAACCGAAAGCGGTCGCGCGCAGAACCGCCGCGTCGAAATTCAGCTTTCGCCAATTCGCGGCTAA
- a CDS encoding SDR family oxidoreductase: MEQAHYPSLRDQAVVISGGASGIGEALVRNFARQGAKVGFVDIAQAQGEALATALTAEGHTVKFIACDITDTTAYQAAIADLAQLHGDARVLVNNAGHDQRHDWREVTPEYWDDRMAVNLKHFFFAIQAVAPGMKRAGGGSIINFGSISWMILTPGIPVYETAKAAIHGLTRAMARELGRDAIRVNSLVPGAVVTQRQLELWLTPEDLASIQAQQALNGRVMPDDCARMALFLAAEDSRMISGQQFLVDGGWAHT; encoded by the coding sequence ATGGAGCAGGCGCATTATCCCAGTTTACGGGACCAAGCTGTTGTTATTTCGGGAGGCGCGTCTGGGATTGGCGAAGCGCTGGTGCGCAATTTCGCACGCCAAGGGGCAAAGGTTGGATTTGTCGACATCGCCCAAGCGCAGGGAGAGGCGCTCGCGACGGCGCTAACCGCCGAAGGTCACACGGTTAAATTCATCGCGTGTGACATCACCGACACCACCGCCTACCAAGCCGCTATTGCCGATCTGGCCCAGCTTCATGGCGATGCGCGCGTGCTAGTCAACAATGCCGGTCATGACCAGCGCCACGACTGGCGTGAGGTGACGCCGGAGTATTGGGACGACCGCATGGCGGTAAACCTCAAGCATTTCTTCTTCGCCATTCAGGCCGTCGCCCCCGGCATGAAGCGGGCGGGCGGCGGCTCGATCATCAATTTCGGCTCGATCAGCTGGATGATCCTGACCCCCGGCATTCCCGTTTATGAAACGGCCAAGGCAGCCATTCATGGCCTGACACGCGCCATGGCCCGCGAGTTGGGCCGCGATGCCATTCGCGTTAATTCGCTGGTTCCCGGTGCTGTCGTCACCCAACGCCAGCTCGAACTTTGGCTGACGCCAGAGGATCTTGCGTCGATCCAAGCCCAACAAGCACTCAACGGCCGGGTCATGCCAGACGACTGCGCGCGCATGGCGCTATTCCTCGCCGCTGAGGACAGTCGCATGATTTCGGGTCAGCAGTTTCTCGTCGATGGCGGTTGGGCCCACACCTAG
- the hemA gene encoding 5-aminolevulinate synthase, with the protein MDYRGIFEDAVDTLRAEKRYRVFADLERIAGQFPRAIYRDDSDNAREITIWCSNDYLGMGQHEKVVTAMQETAGKMGVGAGGTRNISGTNRPLVELERSLADLHRKESALVFTSGFVSNEASISTIARLLPDCVIFSDQLNHASMIQGVRQSGMEKKIFRHNDVAHLRELLSQVDRKRPKLIVFESVYSMDGDIAPIAEICDLADEFGALTYIDEVHAVGMYGPRGGGIADRDNLMERIDVIEGTLAKGYGVMGGYIAANKAIIDAVRSYAAEFIFTTSLPPALCAAARASIEHLKGNGEERAAHQRQAAMTKRILAEAGLPVMETPTHIVPVIVGDARAVKAASDMMLEKHNIYIQPINYPTVPKGTERLRITPTPLHSEEMILELRDALVSVWKALELPLGKPETAITANKLTSGDLTLPNLGG; encoded by the coding sequence ATGGACTATCGCGGTATTTTTGAAGATGCAGTGGACACGCTGCGGGCAGAGAAACGCTATCGTGTGTTTGCTGACCTTGAGCGCATTGCTGGGCAATTCCCGCGCGCCATCTACCGTGACGACAGCGACAACGCCCGCGAAATCACCATCTGGTGCTCCAACGATTACCTCGGCATGGGTCAGCACGAAAAAGTCGTGACTGCGATGCAGGAAACTGCCGGCAAGATGGGCGTTGGTGCTGGTGGCACGCGCAATATTTCGGGCACCAATCGCCCGCTGGTTGAGCTTGAGCGTTCGCTCGCCGACCTGCACCGCAAGGAAAGCGCCCTCGTCTTCACTTCCGGCTTTGTCTCGAACGAAGCCTCGATCTCGACCATTGCGCGGCTTTTGCCCGATTGCGTGATCTTCTCCGATCAGCTCAACCACGCCTCGATGATCCAGGGCGTGCGTCAGTCGGGCATGGAAAAGAAGATTTTCCGCCACAATGACGTAGCGCATTTGCGCGAACTGCTCAGCCAAGTGGACCGCAAGCGTCCCAAGCTGATCGTGTTTGAATCTGTCTATTCGATGGATGGTGACATTGCCCCGATCGCCGAGATCTGCGATCTCGCGGACGAATTTGGCGCGCTGACCTATATCGACGAAGTCCACGCCGTTGGCATGTATGGCCCGCGCGGCGGTGGCATTGCCGACCGCGACAATCTGATGGAACGCATCGACGTTATCGAAGGCACGCTGGCTAAGGGCTATGGCGTCATGGGCGGCTATATTGCGGCCAATAAGGCGATCATCGACGCGGTTCGCTCCTATGCGGCTGAGTTCATTTTCACCACCTCGCTCCCACCAGCGCTGTGCGCTGCGGCTCGCGCCTCAATTGAGCACCTCAAGGGCAATGGTGAAGAACGCGCGGCCCATCAGCGTCAGGCAGCCATGACCAAGCGCATTCTGGCGGAAGCCGGTCTGCCGGTCATGGAAACGCCGACCCATATCGTGCCGGTCATCGTCGGCGATGCGCGCGCTGTGAAGGCGGCAAGCGACATGATGCTGGAAAAGCACAATATCTATATTCAGCCGATCAACTACCCGACTGTTCCCAAGGGTACTGAGCGTCTGCGCATCACCCCAACGCCGCTGCACTCGGAGGAAATGATCCTTGAGCTGCGCGATGCATTGGTGTCGGTGTGGAAGGCGCTTGAGCTGCCGCTGGGCAAGCCAGAGACGGCAATCACGGCCAATAAACTGACCTCGGGCGATCTGACGCTGCCTAACCTTGGCGGCTAA
- a CDS encoding VOC family protein: MARVTGIGGVFFRAKDPDALSDWYETNLGISQFWQQEGGPTVFAPYELTSTYFDQNKPFMLNFRVDDLDGVIAALESNDIVVERREEWDSPDTGRFARIVDPEGNPIELWEPIPALR; this comes from the coding sequence ATGGCTCGGGTCACAGGAATTGGCGGCGTCTTTTTTCGCGCAAAAGATCCCGATGCCCTATCGGACTGGTACGAAACCAATTTGGGCATCTCCCAGTTCTGGCAACAAGAGGGTGGCCCCACCGTCTTCGCGCCTTACGAGCTGACCAGCACCTATTTCGACCAGAACAAACCGTTCATGCTCAATTTCCGGGTCGATGATCTTGATGGCGTCATCGCCGCCCTTGAGAGCAATGATATTGTAGTCGAGCGCCGTGAAGAATGGGACAGCCCGGACACGGGTCGCTTCGCGCGTATCGTTGACCCCGAAGGCAATCCGATCGAGCTGTGGGAACCCATCCCGGCGCTGCGCTAG
- a CDS encoding LuxR C-terminal-related transcriptional regulator, producing the protein MTTQPYYHAYLNRDRLVHIVDSDPGTCEALSVLFRLEGFQTVFSLDISSFQQVLERRRVDVMVVNLELGADNGLSVLRRVKMQHMGATVIMLADRPHVDLAVTAMKMGATDVITKPIDTEHLLSVVREALRKDIHVGAMQAGGRSVEVRGFSQLTPREREVLQLITDGQSNKEAGRELGISPRTVEVHRARVMEKLGARNTADLMRIVLTS; encoded by the coding sequence ATGACGACGCAACCGTACTACCACGCCTATCTCAACCGCGACCGGCTCGTGCATATCGTGGACAGCGATCCCGGCACCTGTGAAGCGCTGAGCGTGCTCTTTCGTTTGGAGGGCTTCCAAACCGTCTTCTCGCTCGACATAAGCAGTTTCCAACAGGTGCTCGAACGGCGACGCGTCGATGTGATGGTCGTCAATCTCGAGCTTGGCGCGGATAATGGTCTTTCCGTCCTCCGCCGCGTGAAGATGCAGCACATGGGCGCCACCGTCATCATGCTGGCCGACCGACCGCATGTTGATCTCGCCGTTACGGCCATGAAAATGGGCGCGACCGACGTCATCACCAAGCCCATCGATACCGAGCACCTGCTCTCCGTCGTCCGTGAGGCCTTGCGCAAAGACATTCACGTCGGGGCCATGCAGGCGGGCGGACGCAGCGTTGAGGTGCGCGGGTTCTCTCAGCTTACCCCGCGTGAGCGTGAGGTGTTGCAGCTCATCACCGATGGTCAATCCAACAAGGAAGCCGGGCGCGAGCTAGGCATTTCCCCACGCACGGTTGAAGTGCATCGCGCCCGCGTCATGGAAAAGCTCGGCGCGCGCAACACCGCCGACCTCATGCGCATCGTATTAACCAGCTGA
- a CDS encoding PRC-barrel domain-containing protein yields the protein MAYDDARVATVDVKETHDLIASDKVEGTKVYDLAGEHIGAVNRLLIEKRSGKVSYAVLSFGGFLGLGEDHYPLPWDKLKYDESLGGYRVDISKDQLEGAPRYSDDEEAFWQENNGRRIYDYYGVTPYWI from the coding sequence ATGGCCTATGATGACGCCCGCGTCGCTACCGTCGACGTTAAGGAAACCCATGACCTCATCGCCTCCGACAAGGTTGAAGGCACCAAGGTTTACGACCTTGCTGGAGAACATATCGGCGCGGTCAACCGTCTCTTGATCGAAAAGCGCAGCGGTAAGGTTTCCTATGCCGTGCTGAGTTTTGGCGGTTTTTTGGGCCTCGGTGAGGACCACTACCCGCTGCCATGGGACAAGCTGAAATACGATGAAAGCCTTGGCGGCTATCGCGTTGATATAAGCAAGGACCAGCTGGAAGGCGCGCCGCGCTACAGCGACGATGAAGAAGCGTTCTGGCAGGAAAACAACGGTCGTCGTATCTACGACTACTATGGTGTGACGCCGTACTGGATCTAA